The sequence below is a genomic window from Haloferax mediterranei ATCC 33500.
CGTAATCGTCGACGGGGGTAAGTCCCTCCCGGTGTTTGGTGACGAGTTCGTGTTGGCCGGCGGCGTACTCCGGACAATGCTTTTTGACGTTAATCTGCTGGGCTTCGAGTGCGTCGATGGTCTCTAAGACGATGTCGTTGAACTCGCGCATACTGGCCGTCGCGTAGAGTCCGCGAGTACCGTGCGGCTCGTCGTCGCCGTCTTCCGAGGTGTAGAAGTGAAACTCGCTTTCCAGTGCGGTCGAAGGGACCACGTCGTCGTCCGCGAGCGTCGAGATGAACCCGGAGAGTGCAGACCGGGGGTCGGCCGCCCACGGCGTCTGGTCGTCGATTTCGTACAGCGAACAGCAGACGGCCGCGACGCTGTCTTCGTGGTCGAGCACGCGAAACGTCGAACGGTCTGGAACCAGTCGAACCTCGCCGACGGCGTCGAAATCGGCGTCTTTCACGCGCATGCCGAGCGCGTTGAACGACTGGATCAACTTGGGCAGTTGGATGCCGGATTCGAGCGCATCTTCGAGGTGCGCCCGCTTTACCGAATGGCCGTGAGTGTGCCCGTCATTGCCGACGTACAGCAGTCTGACGAGTTCGACACCGGCATCTTCGCACTGCGCAAGGATTGATTGGGGTTCCATGCTCAGTTTACGCCATCGGTGACGATTTCCGCGACGCGGTCGCGGTCGAAGAGCTGTTCGTCAGCCGGGATGTCCGGGTACGGCTCGCCGTTGACGTAGCCGGGCCACTCACCGAACTGCTCGGGGTAGAGTTGCTTGGCAGTCATCTCGATCTGGAAGAGGTTGAGAAGCGGGCCGTGTCTGCGCGCGCCCTGCGTGAACACGCGGCCTTCCTTGACTGCGGTCAGCTCTTTTGCGACCTCGTGGTTCTCTAAGTCCGCACGGATGTCGTCGATGTTGAAGTAGTCCGTCATCGGACCCAACACGAGAAGCACGTCCGGGTCGGCTTCCAGCAGAATCTCGTAGTCGAGTTTGATATTGCCGCCGTCCTCGCCGTAGCCCTCGCCGATTGCGGACGCCAGCGCGTCTGTCGTCTTCATCGGTCGGGTGTGCGCGGAGTAGTAGCCCGGGTGGTTCATCTTGTAGCCCCACATGTTGTCGTCGGAGCTCGAAAACAGCACCATCGCCGCGGTCGGGCGCTCGCTCTCCGGCGGGAGGTTCGATTCGATGTCCGAGACTAACGAGTCGTGAATGCTCGAAAGCGCCTCGTAGCGTTCTTCTTCTTGGAACACCTGCGCGACCTTTCCGAAGATTTCCCAGAGCGTGTAGTACTCGTACGAATCGACCCACTCCGCGGGGGGCTTCTGGTGGGTGTCACTGAACGTGTTTCCGAACCACGGAGCCACGTTTTGCTCGATTTCTTCGATGTCGCTCATGTTCCAGCCTTCCGCCGAATCGACCTTCGCGGGGTCGGCGAGGTGGATGTCGCTGTCGAGTTCGTAGAGTTTCTCCTTCGTCGGGGGCCACGAGGAGTAGATACCTTCCCAATCGACGGTGACGCCGTCGAGATGGTGGATAAAGTTGCTCCACAGCGACTGGTGGTACGAAGGCCCGTGCATGGCGTTTATCGCGTCGCCGTATCCGAGCGCGAGCGCCATGCCAGCGTGCTGGCCGAGAATCGTAAACACCGTCTCGGGGACTTCGTCGAACTCGACTGCGCCCATCGGGGCCATCGAGACCGTGTACGAACTACTGTCACCTTCAGACTCCGTTGCCGTCGCCGTCGCCGTTTCGGTCTGCGACGTCGATTCGGAAGCCGTCGTCGTCGAATCAGATGCGGCATCGCCGGTACAACCGGCGAGGAGGCCGCCGCCGATGAGTGCACCTCCGTATTTCATATACTCTCTACGTGTCGGTGAGTCTCGTGCCATACAATTTAGGCCAGCCTAAAACATTATATGGCTTTCGAAGTTTAGGTCAGCCAAAACCAGATTCGATCTGCTATGCCCTATAGCTGTCGATTGGAATACAGATTTGGCGAGGGACAAAACAAGATGGTCGACACGGAACACCGCGACCGCGACGCCGAACTCACGAGAAAACCAACCATCGGCTAATTGAAATCGGGGACAGACGCTGGGGGTTCTGCATTACGTCATCCAAGTCATCGCTCTCAATTTAGATCAGTAATTAGGGAGTCATACTTTTTAGGCTGGCCTAAAAATGTGAGTGGCGAGGAACTAATGAGCGACACATCGACCGTCAAATCCCAGTGCGAGGACCAGAACATCGACCTCATCAGACTGCTGTACGTCACCCCAAGCGGGGTGATTCAGGCCAACACCGTCGACGTATCGGAGGTCGATGCAGCCGTCGAAAGCGGGGTCACCCTTTCGGAAGTCATCCAAGTCTACGACGCGTTCGCCTGCCGAAACAGGAATAGTCGATTCGATGCCGTCGGTGAGGTACATCTCTGTCCCGACCCCGAAACGTTCCGGCCCCTTCCGTACGCGGACCGGGCGGGTGCGATGCTTTGCAACATCCGAACCCTCGACGGCGAACCGTGGGACGTCGACAGTCGGTCGTCGCTCCAGTCAGTCGAACGCGACCTCCGAGCGAAGGGACTCTCCCCACAGGTCGCATTCGAAAGCGAGTTCAGCCTTTTCAGCCGGGACGGGGACGGAAAGATAAACCGCGGCGACGAAGCGGGTGCGTACCGAACGGAGTCGATTCGAGGCACGCACGACGCAATCCTACACATCGTGGACGCGCTCAAAGCGCAGGGAATCGACGTGAAGAAGTATCATCCCGAGTTTTCGCCCGGAAAACACGAGATCGTCACCGGACACCATACGGGTCTCGAAGCCGCCGACGAACACCTCCTTCTCCGTGAGACGGTCAAGAGCGTCGCCGAGCAAGACGGCTATCAGGCGACGTTTCTCCCGAAGCCGTTCGACGACGGGACGAACGGGTGCCACATCAACGTCTCGCTGTGGAACGGAGAAAACCAGTTTTTCGACCCGAACCACGGCGATATAAGCGAAACCGCGCGGCAGTTCATCGCGGGTGTTCTCGACCACGCACCGGCAGTCCTCGCACTCACTGCACCGACAGTAAACTCGTACAGTCGGCTTCAACCGCGTCACGGCGCTGCGGGCTACATCTGTTGGGGATGGCTCAATCGGGAGGCCTTGATTCGAGTCCCCGCACCTGCACAGGGACGGGAAGCCGATTCGACCAGAATCGAGTTCCGCGGGGCGGACAACACGGCGAACCCGTACCTCGGACTTATCGGACTCCTCGCCGCCGGGAACGACGGTATCGAGCGCGAACTCGAACCGCCGGAGCCGGTTTCGGTCGACCCGTGTGACCTCACGGATGCACAGCGGACCGCAAAGGGAATCAAGCGACTCCCGCAGACGCTCGGTGAGGCGCTCGATGCGTTAGAGACAAACGAGGTATTGCGCGAGGCACTTGGTCCCGACCTCTTCGATGCGTACGTCGAAGTCAAGCGGAACCACTGGAAGTTGTTCACCGAGAGCGCGGGAGCGTGGCAACGGGAGCGACTCCGAAACCTCTACTAAAACGGCATCTGAGAACACGACCCTCGGGCTTGGGGTGCGGCCCGAGGTAGTCTGTACTGCTCGACGGCGACCGTCAGATTCGTACCGTTCCGACAGGTCGTCAGTCGCTCCCCACCGCGTCCGCCGGTTCGTGGGATGCGTCGTCGAGCGTGTCGATGGCGTTGTTTCGCCACGACCCGAGTCTGAACCACGCAAGCGCGAGCACCGCGCCGACGACGTTCGAGATGGCGATGGAAATCCAGACCCCGCTCGGGCCGACGGCCTGCGCGCCGAACCACGAAATCGGGAGTCGGATGATGCCCCGAGTAGTCAGCACGATGACGGCCGCGACGGTCGTCATTCCGACTCCGCGGAATCCGCCGACGAAGGTCCGTAACACGCCGATGAATCCGAACGTGGGGACGACCCAGTGGAGAAACGAGACGCCGAATCTGATGGTTGCCGGTTCGTCGGTAAAGAGACTCACAATCGGCCGTGCGGTGACCCACGTGAGGATGGCGATTGCGGTGAGACTACCGAACGCAATCACTGCGGCACGATAGTTGGTCGTCACGGCGCGGTCGAGTTTCCCCGCACCGATGTTCTGTCCGGTCATCGTTTCGACCGCCCGCGAGATGCCAACTGTTGCGAAACCGATTGTCGAGATGACTCGAATCCCGATACCGTATCCGGCGACAGCCGCCGTCGAGAAGGTCCCGACGATAACGAGAAGCAGGTTAATCGAGATACCCCGTCCCATCTGTTCGACGGACGTGGGAAGACCCGTCCGGGCGAGTCGACGACCCCAAGAGAGATTCGGCCGGAACTGGCGTAACTCGGCGTCGAGTCCTCTCGAGGACACGAATAGGAGGTAGAATCCCACGAGAGCCGCGAGACTCCGGGCGGTGAACGTCGCAATCGCGGCACCACGGATGCCGAGTTCCGGGACGAATCCCCAGCCGTAGATAAGAATCGGGTCGAGAAGTGCGTTAAGGGTAATCGAACCAATCATGACCGGAAGCGGCGTGATGGTGTCGCCGGACCCGCGCATCAGCGAGAGGAAGGCGACGAACCCGACGGTCGATGGTAAGCCGAGGGACATTATCTGCAGATAGGCGGTCGCGAAGCGGTGAACTTCTGGAGTAATATCATACAGCGTGAGGACGTCGTCGACGAAGAAAAAGCCGAGAACGCCGACGAGGGCCCCTGAAATCAGTCCGTACGTCACAGTTTGTGCCGCCGCGTGGGCGGCCCCTTCGTAGTCTTCACCGCCGGTCGCTTGGGCGACGTGAATACTGCCTGCGACGGGAAGACCGAAGCTCACAGAAAGGAGGAAATACGCGAGCGGATACGCGAGAGTAATCGCTGCTAGCGATGCGGTGCCGTACTGCCCGAGCCAAAACGTGTCGACGAGCGTGTAGACTGTTTGAATGACGTTCGTGATGATAACCGGCAGTGCGAGTATCCCGAGCGGCCGAGCAATCGACCCCGAGGTCAAATCGAGGTCGTCCTGGCGGGTGAAGATACTCACGAGCGCATTACGGATTCCCATTAGCTGACTCGCACCCGTTAGTTCGCCTCTTGTTCTTTCCAGTGGCGGGCCAGTTCGGCACAGGTTGCGACCCACGCGCCGTCGGTGTTAGTGACCGTTTCGAGCAGGTCGTCGAGCGCGTCAATTCGGCTGGCGCGACCGATGACCTGCGGGTGCATCGTCAGCATGAACATTCGTCCGCGGCGGTGCAGTCCCTCGAACTCCGCTTCCCACGTGTCGAAGACGGGACCGACAGGTGAGATTCCCGACTGGAAGTCGAACGTGGGCTTCATGTTGAATCCCCAGTAGACGAAGTCGTCGAGTAAGAAGTGGTTCGGTAGTTCGACGAGGGGATAGTCGTCGCGCAGGTACGGAATGTCGGTGTCCATCATCGACGAGTCGTATATCATCCCCACCTCCTCTGCCAGTTCCAGTGTTTGGTCGGACTGCCCACCGCGGTAGCCGAGCGGCGGTTCGCCGGTGAGGCCTTCGAAGAGTTCGACGGTTCGCAGAAACTCCGTTTCCTCGCGTTCTTTCGAGAGCGTCCGTGGATGGACGTGCGAATAGGTGTGATGTGCGATTTCGTGGCCGTGGTCGTGAATCTGTTTAATCGTCTCCGGCCACTCTTCTGCGACTCTTCCGGGAACGAAGAAGGTACATCGGCAATCGTGTTTGTCGAACACCTCCAGAATACGAGGGACGGCGACCGTCGGACCGAACTCACCGCGGAACTCGAATCGCCCGAAACCCTCTTTTTGTTTTTCACCTGCGCGCCAGAGTTGGCCAGCGTCGAGGTCGAACGTAAACGAAGCCGCAGACTGGTAGTCACCCCATGGAGTATCGTCAGTTGATTGCTGTTTAAACTGTGACATCGCCTATTTTTAGGCTGACCTAAAACTTAAAGGTTTTCGACAAGGAGAATGTGTTCCGAAAATAAGAACACAGAGAGGTCTCTATCGATGTGTTCGTCGAGGCTGACCGGCGGAACACATCAATACCGTGAGGTCAGACAGGACGTTTGAAATCTCGTAGAGACCTATCGTGGCTGACGTGGCAGTGGTGGTTAGTGACCTAGCCGGGCGGTCATCCGGTCGAAGGCACACTACACCCCGACGAATACGCCTTACGACAGGTCACGTTCGGCGATGCGGTCGTTCGCTCCCGAGATGTCGGCCAGCGACTCGCCCTCGTAGAGGCGGTCGATGATTTCGGATTCCGCCCCGTCGCCTCCAGTGTAGTGTTCGATAACGTGGTCGATTTCGTCCTGTGGGACGAACACGACGCCGTCTTCGTTACCGATTGCGACGTCCCCCGGCTGAACCACCGCACCGCCGACCTGCACGGGGACGTTGATGTCGCCACCCAAACTCTGACGCAAGCGATAGACCGTCCTGTTGGACCTTGCTCGTGCGAACACCGGGAAATCGATATCCCGGATTGCTGCCGTATCGGTCACAGCGCCGTCGATGACAACGCCCTGTGCGCCGCTCGCAACCGCCGCATGGGTGGTGACTTCTCCCCACGGTGCGTTCGTTTCGTGGCCGTCCATCTGGATGACGATGACGTCCCCCGGTTCGGCGAGTTCAGTCGCCTTGTGAACCATCGTCCCGTCGACAGGCGGAATCCGGACAGTGAGGGCGGAGCCGACGATGTTCGCCGAGCTTGCTGTCCGCATGAACCGCAGTTCCGGTGATGAGTGACCGAAGTGTCGGTGGTGTCCGAGTTCGTTCGGGTCCACTTGCTCAAGCGCGCTCAGTTGGTCATCACTGGGTCGGTCGAAGTTGTCGATTACCATCGTATCGTCCTCATGGTTCGCTACTAGTTTAGGTCAGCCTAAAAATTAAAAACTACCGGCCACAGAGAAACCAGCGGGGTAGTGAGTGTGGGTGTCGGCTCAGAACTCGCCTGTTACGATGTCAGCAACCCGTTGGCGGTCGAAGAACTCGTCTTCCGTGAAGACATCGGGATAGAGGTCCTGTGCGGCCTGTTCGAGTTGGAACAGGTACACAATCGGCCCCTGATACGGCGCGCCCGCATAGATTACTCGGTCGTTTTGTACAGCCTGCAGTTCGCTCCCGAGATCATGGTCCTTCATCGGCTGTACGAACTTCGACTCGAACTCCGCTTCCGTCAGTTCTCCGTGCTGTCGGATAGCGATGACCTCCGGGTCAACCTCCAACAGTGTCTCGAAGTCGACCTCGCTGCGGCTTTCGTGGAAGTTCTGTACGTCCGACTGCGCCAATGCATCGCGGACATTCAGTTCTCGCCATTGCTTGAAACTCGTCCCGGAATCCATCACAAACGGGAGGAACGTCTCCGGCGGACTCGACCGTGGATACAGAATAGCGACTTCCGGTCGCTCCTCGGGCAGACGCGACGTGACATCCGAGACGACCCGGTCGTGAATCTCTTTGAGGGCCTCGTATCGTTCCTCCTCTTGGAACACTTGCGCGAGTTTTTCGAAGGCCTCGTACATCGAGTACTTCGTGTAATCGTGCCACGAGTAGCTCCCGGAGAAGATCGTATTTCCGAGGAATGGACCGACGTTCTCGCTGATTTCGTCGATGTCCTCTTGTGTCCACTGAATCCGGTTGATCATGAAGTTCGGATCGATGATGTGGACATCCGCATCGAGTTCGTAGAATAGCTCTTTGTCGGTGCCATCCTGCCAGAGTTGTGTTAGTCCTTCACGATCGACGGAAACACCGGGAAGCTCATTATAATACCACGTCGCGAACCGCTGGCGGATACCCACCGCTTGCAGTCCGTCAGCCTGTCCGAGCGCGACGCCCATGTCTGCATAATCGCCGGTGAACGAAAACCACTTCTCGGGAACCTGATCGAAAGGTACCTCTCCGACTGGCTCCATCGTCACCGAATAGCTCGAATCCTCGGTTGTTGTCTCGGTGTCAGTCGTCTCTGTCTCAGTCGACGTACTCGGCGAGTTACTCTCCGTCGGCGTTGAGTCCGCCCCGTCGTCACCCAAACAGCCAGCAAACAATCCGCCACCGACGACTGCCCCGCCGTACTTGAGATATTCTCTCCGTGTTGGTTCCGTCCGTCGTCCGGAATCTCGGTCCATAGAGTTTAGGCTCGCCTAAACATATATGACCATTTCGAAGTTTCGGCTAGCCTAAATTCGTCGCCAACGCAGTGCCGAATGTACGAACGAAGGCGCGACAGCGCCGTTGTCTGGCTCTCGGCTGTTCCACTGAGTCACAGTTCTTCTTTCATGTCTCCGCGTCGATAGCGTTCCAAAAGCTCGTAGCCGGTGACGCTGCCCGTCGCGTCGAGCGTGATTTCGTAGCGGCCGATGATGTCCTGCGTGTCTGGCACGGCGTTACGTTCGACCAGTTCCACGACGGTACGCCAGCCATCGCCATTGGCCGCCTCGATTTTGATGATTCCCTCGAACTCGTATTCCAACAGTTCTTTGGCGGCTTCCCGCGCTCGGACCTGTGCATCACTAAGCCCAATTGTCGAATCCGGAGATTGATTTGACACCGCTTCGTCCGAAGCGGTCTGTTCGGGCGGCTCGTCGCGGGTACGCTTCGCTTCTGGACCCGACCCCACTTCGGCTGAAAGTCCCGCATTGTCGATGCCATCGTGATTGGCATGTTCATTCCCTTGGTCTGACATTATACTACCTATGAGGCTACTGCCTCAAGAAAGGGTCCCCTCCATGCCTTTGATCGTCGCTTCGACCTCGTCTCGTAACTCGTGGACATCACTGTGCTGAGCGACTTTCGAGGCCAACACGTCGACACAGATGTCGGTTAGTATCGACCGGTCGAGGTCGTCGACGGTCGTGAGACCCTCCGCAGCCATAATCGCCGCCCGGGTTCCGACGTTAACGTCGAGGCGCTCGCGCAACTCGCGCATTAGCCGGACGATTTGTTCTGTGTCCTCCGTGTCGAAATCGTCGACGTGGGCCCGGACGATTTCGACCTCGGTTTCTCTATCGTAGAAATCCAGATAGAGACCGACGAGTCGGTCGAGGAGTGCGTCCTGTGGCTCGTGAACACCGGCGTACTCTACCGAGTTCGAGGTCAGAATCGCTCGGAAGTCGGGGTGGACATCGACGTACCGCGATTTCCCCCGCTGACCCGGCAGTTCGAGCACGCCCTCTTCGAACACCGACAGCAGGACGTTGTTCGCGACGGGTTTCGTGCGGGAAAACTCGTTGTACACCAGCGTTGCCCCCTCCCGTACGGCGAGTGTAAGGGGGTTATCCACCCAGCGGTCCCGAACGATATCCTTGCTCTTGACGACATTGTGGACGTACTTGTCACGCTCCGAAATCCGCTCTTTTTCTGCGTACTCACCGACGAGGTCGCTAGTCGTCAGGTCAGCATCACCGTTAATCCAGACGACCGGGCGGTCACGCTCGCGAGCGACGTGCATCGCCAGCGCCGTCTTTCCGCAGCCGGTCGGGCCGATAAGGTGGACGGGGCGTCCAACGTCGAGCCACCGGCGCATGCGGGTTTCAACCTGCGTGACCGCCTCGGTCTCGATGAACGGTTGTTCTTCGGGGATGAACCGCTCGTCGAGCTTGCTCGTTCCGTTTTTCGTTCGGTGGGTCTGGTGATTTTCGAGACGGGTGAGTTCCTTTTCCGTCCGATTGCGTGCGTTCTTGTCCTGTTTTTCCCGGCGAGACGTGCGGATTTGTGAGCCTCGTACCTTCCGCTCACGTGAGCTGTTCGTCATGCTTTATCATCCGGGCGGAGTGGCACGTCCTCGCCGTACTCTTCGCGGTATTTCTTGATCGTCATGTCGTGTGTCTGAAGGTGGGGTTCTGTAATCGCCTGATAATATTCGCCGCACACCAGACACTGGACCATATCCTCTGGCGTCTCGTCGTCCAGGAACTGGTCGTCTTCTCTGACCGACTCCGATTGGACGTCTTCGTCGGCTTCTGTGTCCATCTCCGCACCGAACTCCATTTCTACCGTCTCGACTTCGGCTTCGGCTTCGACGTCATCTGCTTTCGAGTCCTCGTCTTCACCGTCGGGTTCTACGGAGTCTTCTATCGGAGGTATGTCTACCTCGGTCTCCGTGCCAGTCACGGCTGTTTCAGCCGCGTTGTTCAAGGGTGTCGCCATGGGAGCAGCGCCCTGCCCGTAGAAGTCGCGAGCGAAGGAGGCGAACGCTTCCTCAGTCGTTTCGAACGCTTTCCGGTAGTCCCCCATTTCTCGCTGGAAGGCAGCGATGTTGTCCAATAAGGACTGTACCTCGACGCCGTGAAATTCCTCTCGGTACTGGAGGAAGGCGTCAGCAACGTCTTTGTGACCATCGCGTTTTTCGGCGACAACGGCGTGGAACTGGTCGATGTCGGCACCGAACTCACTAGCGTAGCCGTTAAATTCGCCCTGCACAGAGACGAATTCCGACTGGAGTTCCGAAATCGCCGTCAGCAGGTCCGACACATCGCGAAGGGTAGCCACGTCGGTCACGAATGCATCCGCGTAGGCGTCGAACGCTTCGTGAGTTTCGTCCATCTCCGCCCGGAGGTCGTCTATTGCGGCGAGGAGGTCACTCACATCCTGCATCTCCGCGACATCTGTCGCGAAAATGTCGGCATACGCGTCGAAGGCGTCGCGTCGGTCAGCAACCGACGTATGGAAGTGCTCGACGTCGGCGGCGAATTCCTCACTGTATGCACGAAACGCATCGTTAGTGCTGTTCATCTCCGTCCGCAGGGTATCAATCCCATCGACGAGTTCGCTTACGTCTCGTTTATCGTCAACATCGGCAGCGAACTCGTCGGCATAGGCCGCGAACGCTTGCTGTACTTCCGCGAATTCCTCGCGGGTGGCGGTCATCTTTTCACGTTTGTCTTTGACACTCATAGTGGGTTCGAAAAATCGGTCGAGTAGCGTTACTTACAACCCCTGCGTCTCCGTTACGCACCGCAGAGGCGAGCTATCAGGCCTCAGGCGTAGGTGCCGCCTCGGCACCAGCGGTGAGTTCTGCTTGTTCGATCTTGGCGATTTCTTCGGCGTAGTGGAGGAAGGTGTCGACCGACGCGGCAACGACCCGCGCCTCGACGGTCAGAATCTCGATACCGACAAGGGAGATACGAGCCCACACGTCAACGACGACACCCTTGTCCAGTACGCGATCCAGAACTTCCGCCAGACTTGATGAATCGGGCTGAACCATGATTGATCTGGGTTATACCCATCTGAAAACGTGTTGGCAAGTAACAAAATCATTCGTGTTGGTTCAGCAACCGTTTCACCTCTCGTAATGAGTCAAACATCTAAGTAGTTTGGCAGAGATGAATGACACAGGTCGCCTTGACTGAGAGCATCACGCATCCCTTTCAAGCCGGTAAAGCAGCTCTCTGTCTCTCGACCAAAGTGCGTCATCCATGCCCCCACCAAACCCTGCCTACTCACCTACAGAACAACAAGGACGCGTGCTGTTTCCCCGTGAGGTCAGCCGCTTTTTTACTGGCGACCCAGGTCACACGCTGCTCGTTAACGGAGCGCCGGGAACGGGAAAGACGCTGTTCACGATACGCGGTCTCGACGTGTTAGAGCGCGATGGCGATGTTCTCTACGTGTCGACCCGCGTCGATCAAGACACCGTTCACGAGATGTACTTCAGAGAGCACTCCTCCCTCGATAAGACGCACATCCTCGACCTCTCTCAAGACCCGTTCGAGTTACCCTTAGACGTGGATGTCCCCTTCGAGAAGTTGGGGTTAGATTCGTTGCTCGAGTGGATTCAACAGATAAAAGCCGCGAGCAAACGGCTCACAATCGCCTTCGACAGTTGGGAGCTCATCTACGAGTATCTGGCCAGTCGTCACGACGATTCCCCGGATATCGAGACGGTAACGACCCAGTTGGTCTCGCTGGCCCGCCAAGAAAATATCCGGTTGTTACTCGTCTCGGAAACCGCCGATTCGTCGCCACTCGAATACATCGTCGACGGTGTCGTCACGTTGCAGGTCGCAGAAGACGAGCGGGGACGAACGCGCCGGTATCTCCGACTAGAGAAGTTGCGCGGAGTCCGTATTGGTAATCGACTACAGCCCATCACGCTCGCAGACGGGCAGTTTCAAGCGATTACACCCGTCGAATTACCGACCGTTCGGACGGGAGCGAACAACGGCACGTGGGAACCGCGCACTAACACCAAGGCAAAATTTTCGACCGGTATCGGTGACCTCGACCCCATCCTCTCGGGTGGGTACAACCGGGGAAGCGTGATTCACCTCGACTTGGGAACCGACCTCTCCCGCGACGCATGGAGCGTGCTAACGCTTCCGACCATCCGCAACTTTCTCGCCAACGAGATGGGCGTCGCCGTTGTTCCCCCGCGCGAGGGGAGTCCGGGGTTACTTCACAACGACCTGAACTCGGTGCTCACCCCCCGAGTATTTGATACGTACTGTCACGTCTTCGAGACGTATGCCGGTCCGTCCCGAAACAGGGGAACGTACGAGGAAGACGGGCAAGTCGAGACACCGCTCGATACGTCGCAGACGGCAACCCCATCCGATGCGGAGAGTCCTGTCGGAACCGAGACAGAGCTCTCAGAGAAGGTCGAGACGGAACTCTCAGAAGAAAATCCTCCTGCGCCGGGCGAGGTTGTGGATACTGAACGTTCCACGACAATCGGCAAGGAACTCGAGTCACCCGTCGAGGGAGGCCAACTCGATTACGAACCGTACATGGAATACGTCGAAGA
It includes:
- a CDS encoding ABC transporter substrate-binding protein is translated as MKYGGALIGGGLLAGCTGDAASDSTTTASESTSQTETATATATESEGDSSSYTVSMAPMGAVEFDEVPETVFTILGQHAGMALALGYGDAINAMHGPSYHQSLWSNFIHHLDGVTVDWEGIYSSWPPTKEKLYELDSDIHLADPAKVDSAEGWNMSDIEEIEQNVAPWFGNTFSDTHQKPPAEWVDSYEYYTLWEIFGKVAQVFQEEERYEALSSIHDSLVSDIESNLPPESERPTAAMVLFSSSDDNMWGYKMNHPGYYSAHTRPMKTTDALASAIGEGYGEDGGNIKLDYEILLEADPDVLLVLGPMTDYFNIDDIRADLENHEVAKELTAVKEGRVFTQGARRHGPLLNLFQIEMTAKQLYPEQFGEWPGYVNGEPYPDIPADEQLFDRDRVAEIVTDGVN
- the glnA2 gene encoding gamma-glutamylputrescine synthetase codes for the protein MSDTSTVKSQCEDQNIDLIRLLYVTPSGVIQANTVDVSEVDAAVESGVTLSEVIQVYDAFACRNRNSRFDAVGEVHLCPDPETFRPLPYADRAGAMLCNIRTLDGEPWDVDSRSSLQSVERDLRAKGLSPQVAFESEFSLFSRDGDGKINRGDEAGAYRTESIRGTHDAILHIVDALKAQGIDVKKYHPEFSPGKHEIVTGHHTGLEAADEHLLLRETVKSVAEQDGYQATFLPKPFDDGTNGCHINVSLWNGENQFFDPNHGDISETARQFIAGVLDHAPAVLALTAPTVNSYSRLQPRHGAAGYICWGWLNREALIRVPAPAQGREADSTRIEFRGADNTANPYLGLIGLLAAGNDGIERELEPPEPVSVDPCDLTDAQRTAKGIKRLPQTLGEALDALETNEVLREALGPDLFDAYVEVKRNHWKLFTESAGAWQRERLRNLY
- a CDS encoding MATE family efflux transporter, with product MGIRNALVSIFTRQDDLDLTSGSIARPLGILALPVIITNVIQTVYTLVDTFWLGQYGTASLAAITLAYPLAYFLLSVSFGLPVAGSIHVAQATGGEDYEGAAHAAAQTVTYGLISGALVGVLGFFFVDDVLTLYDITPEVHRFATAYLQIMSLGLPSTVGFVAFLSLMRGSGDTITPLPVMIGSITLNALLDPILIYGWGFVPELGIRGAAIATFTARSLAALVGFYLLFVSSRGLDAELRQFRPNLSWGRRLARTGLPTSVEQMGRGISINLLLVIVGTFSTAAVAGYGIGIRVISTIGFATVGISRAVETMTGQNIGAGKLDRAVTTNYRAAVIAFGSLTAIAILTWVTARPIVSLFTDEPATIRFGVSFLHWVVPTFGFIGVLRTFVGGFRGVGMTTVAAVIVLTTRGIIRLPISWFGAQAVGPSGVWISIAISNVVGAVLALAWFRLGSWRNNAIDTLDDASHEPADAVGSD
- a CDS encoding polysaccharide deacetylase family protein — encoded protein: MSQFKQQSTDDTPWGDYQSAASFTFDLDAGQLWRAGEKQKEGFGRFEFRGEFGPTVAVPRILEVFDKHDCRCTFFVPGRVAEEWPETIKQIHDHGHEIAHHTYSHVHPRTLSKEREETEFLRTVELFEGLTGEPPLGYRGGQSDQTLELAEEVGMIYDSSMMDTDIPYLRDDYPLVELPNHFLLDDFVYWGFNMKPTFDFQSGISPVGPVFDTWEAEFEGLHRRGRMFMLTMHPQVIGRASRIDALDDLLETVTNTDGAWVATCAELARHWKEQEAN
- a CDS encoding RraA family protein translates to MVIDNFDRPSDDQLSALEQVDPNELGHHRHFGHSSPELRFMRTASSANIVGSALTVRIPPVDGTMVHKATELAEPGDVIVIQMDGHETNAPWGEVTTHAAVASGAQGVVIDGAVTDTAAIRDIDFPVFARARSNRTVYRLRQSLGGDINVPVQVGGAVVQPGDVAIGNEDGVVFVPQDEIDHVIEHYTGGDGAESEIIDRLYEGESLADISGANDRIAERDLS
- a CDS encoding ABC transporter substrate-binding protein, which produces MDRDSGRRTEPTRREYLKYGGAVVGGGLFAGCLGDDGADSTPTESNSPSTSTETETTDTETTTEDSSYSVTMEPVGEVPFDQVPEKWFSFTGDYADMGVALGQADGLQAVGIRQRFATWYYNELPGVSVDREGLTQLWQDGTDKELFYELDADVHIIDPNFMINRIQWTQEDIDEISENVGPFLGNTIFSGSYSWHDYTKYSMYEAFEKLAQVFQEEERYEALKEIHDRVVSDVTSRLPEERPEVAILYPRSSPPETFLPFVMDSGTSFKQWRELNVRDALAQSDVQNFHESRSEVDFETLLEVDPEVIAIRQHGELTEAEFESKFVQPMKDHDLGSELQAVQNDRVIYAGAPYQGPIVYLFQLEQAAQDLYPDVFTEDEFFDRQRVADIVTGEF
- a CDS encoding gas vesicle protein GvpO gives rise to the protein MSDQGNEHANHDGIDNAGLSAEVGSGPEAKRTRDEPPEQTASDEAVSNQSPDSTIGLSDAQVRAREAAKELLEYEFEGIIKIEAANGDGWRTVVELVERNAVPDTQDIIGRYEITLDATGSVTGYELLERYRRGDMKEEL
- the gvpN gene encoding gas vesicle protein GvpN, with the protein product MTNSSRERKVRGSQIRTSRREKQDKNARNRTEKELTRLENHQTHRTKNGTSKLDERFIPEEQPFIETEAVTQVETRMRRWLDVGRPVHLIGPTGCGKTALAMHVARERDRPVVWINGDADLTTSDLVGEYAEKERISERDKYVHNVVKSKDIVRDRWVDNPLTLAVREGATLVYNEFSRTKPVANNVLLSVFEEGVLELPGQRGKSRYVDVHPDFRAILTSNSVEYAGVHEPQDALLDRLVGLYLDFYDRETEVEIVRAHVDDFDTEDTEQIVRLMRELRERLDVNVGTRAAIMAAEGLTTVDDLDRSILTDICVDVLASKVAQHSDVHELRDEVEATIKGMEGTLS